In Carya illinoinensis cultivar Pawnee chromosome 9, C.illinoinensisPawnee_v1, whole genome shotgun sequence, the following are encoded in one genomic region:
- the LOC122275243 gene encoding probable WRKY transcription factor 14, whose protein sequence is MYCSLFMPRMENYQGDLTDIVRASGGAYGSTGAEGASEPSPGWRFPSDPMNFSSVVEEPRDYFGNPFSYMRDPLLYELDVSGSGFFSSTSSAEMMGSSTAASVEDTGGFNGGNTTGAVVGVGGASTSTILAPSNYLEDEMKRPCNIFSRMLQISPNAKLPVSPCGSPVMAAAASPRGIKASAMVAGDMITANSPKGCFIDNTGVQISSPRNPGIKRRKSQAKKVVCIPAPAAANSRPTGEVVPSDLWAWRKYGQKPIKGSPYPRGYYRCSSSKGCSARKQVERSRTDPNMLVITYTSEHNHPWPTQRNALAGSTRSQPSKSNAASKNFQGAQSGKKPTSPKEEQKESSIDDHVSPIVGGSSTTSTSVKEELDEVEKQVLEMDDGEFSTAEGFSYRPTMPVSNLQSDQDFFAELEEIEADPLDLLFSQGFAGDHAQKDSKGMDPFNLFDWPGDSGHGGSNPFGEAKNRGL, encoded by the exons ATGTACTGCAGCTTGTTTATGCCCAGGATGGAGAATTATCAAGGTGATTTGACTGACATAGTCCGAGCTAGCGGGGGAGCATATGGCAGTACTGGAGCTGAAGGCGCTTCCGAACCCAGTCCCGGTTGGCGCTTCCCTTCCGATCCCATGAATTTTTCGTCGGTTGTCGAAGAGCCTAGGGATTATTTCGGCAATCCATTCTCCTACATGCGAGATCCACTTCTTTACGAGCTCGATGTATCAGGTTCCGGCTTCTTCAGCAGCACCAGTTCTGCTGAAATGATGGGCAGCAGTACAGCTGCTAGTGTGGAGGACACGGGCGGTTTTAATGGAGGAAATACTACTGGTGCTGTTGTTGGTGTTGGTGGTGCTAGTACGAGTACGATTCTAGCTCCGAGCAATTATCttgaagatgaaatgaaaaggcCTTGCAATATATTCTCACGGATGCTTCAGATCTCTCCTAATGCAAAATTGCCTGTCTCCCCATGTGGTTCGCCGGTGATGGCCGCGGCGGCTTCTCCCAGGGGAATTAAGGCTTCTGCTATGGTTGCAGGCGACATGATTACTGCAAACAGCCCCAAAGGTTGCTTTATCGACAACACCGGGGTGCAGATCTCGTCCCCGAGAAATCCGGGTATTAAGAGAAG GAAGAGCCAGGCAAAGAAGGTGGTTTGCATTCCAGCGCCAGCTGCTGCAAACAGCAGGCCTACCGGAGAAGTAGTTCCATCTGATCTGTGGGCTTGGAGAAAGTACGGTCAGAAACCCATCAAAGGTTCTCCATATCCAAG GGGCTATTATAGATGCAGCAGCTCGAAGGGATGTTCGGCCAGGAAACAAGTCGAGCGCAGCCGGACTGATCCCAACATGTTGGTGATTACATACACATCTGAGCACAATCATCCATGGCCAACTCAGAGGAATGCCCTTGCAGGCTCGACCCGGTCCCAACCATCGAAGAGCAATGCTGCTTCGAAAAACTTCCAAGGAGCCCAGTCCGGCAAGAAGCCAACAAGCCCGAAAGAAGAACAGAAGGAGAGCAGCATTGACGACCACGTATCTCCGATTGTCGGCGGCAGCTCGACAACAAGTACATCAGTCAAGGAAGAGCTTGATGAGGTGGAGAAGCAAGTGCTGGAGATGGATGACGGAGAATTCAGTACTGCTGAAGGGTTTTCTTACAGGCCGACAATGCCGGTGTCAAACCTCCAATCTGATCAGGACTTCTTCGCTGAGTTAGAAGAAATTGAGGCTGACCCTTTAGATCTCTTGTTTTCTCAAGGGTTTGCGGGAGATCATGCGCAGAAAGATAGTAAGGGCATGGATCCATTCAATCTCTTTGACTGGCCAGGGGACAGCGGCCACGGCGGCTCCAACCCTTTTGGAGAAGCTAAGAATAGGGGTTTATAA